One stretch of Streptomyces peucetius DNA includes these proteins:
- a CDS encoding GNAT family N-acetyltransferase, which produces MTDLVIRALDENDAHLFDTLPDPLGVGRALARATHRPDWKRVVLRDGRVVARAAWWGGPDDETPVNINWFDIADGEEDAGAELLRTSPFQVEYELILPAGWRDDPRTRAAGEARIRAAKAAGMEVLVERYQYRWTPDCGLPERPGRLVFRPEPDDAVFFDALRRIHSATLDAHALRAIAEDGVDRAAQEELDFFHWCPSPRAWWQLAYTPDGELVGIHVPAHNPSGPCVGFIGVVPEQRGRGYAYDLLVECTHQLAERGAEFIAGATDQGNFPMAANFAKAGHPVVQERIHFLPASQH; this is translated from the coding sequence ATGACCGATCTGGTCATCCGCGCGCTCGACGAGAACGACGCGCACCTGTTCGACACTCTGCCCGACCCGCTCGGCGTGGGCCGCGCACTGGCCCGTGCCACGCATCGCCCCGACTGGAAGCGCGTGGTGCTGCGCGACGGCAGGGTCGTCGCCCGGGCCGCCTGGTGGGGCGGTCCCGACGACGAGACTCCCGTCAACATCAACTGGTTCGACATCGCGGACGGCGAGGAGGACGCGGGCGCCGAACTGCTGCGCACGTCGCCGTTCCAGGTCGAGTACGAGCTGATCCTGCCCGCCGGCTGGCGGGACGACCCCCGCACGCGAGCGGCCGGAGAGGCGCGGATCCGGGCGGCGAAGGCGGCCGGCATGGAGGTGCTGGTCGAGCGGTACCAGTACCGGTGGACGCCCGATTGCGGGCTGCCCGAGCGGCCCGGGCGGCTGGTGTTCCGCCCGGAGCCGGACGATGCCGTGTTCTTCGACGCGCTGCGCCGCATCCACTCCGCGACGCTGGACGCGCACGCCCTGCGCGCCATCGCGGAGGACGGCGTCGACCGGGCCGCGCAGGAGGAGCTGGACTTCTTCCACTGGTGCCCTTCGCCCCGCGCATGGTGGCAGCTCGCGTACACGCCGGACGGTGAGCTGGTCGGCATCCATGTCCCGGCGCACAATCCGTCGGGCCCGTGCGTCGGCTTCATCGGCGTCGTCCCGGAGCAGCGCGGCCGGGGGTACGCGTACGACCTGCTGGTGGAGTGCACGCACCAACTGGCGGAGCGGGGCGCCGAGTTCATTGCGGGCGCCACCGACCAGGGGAACTTCCCCATGGCCGCGAACTTCGCCAAGGCCGGTCACCCGGTCGTCCAGGAGCGGATCCACTTCCTGCCGGCGTCGCAGCACTGA